In the Drosophila teissieri strain GT53w chromosome 3R, Prin_Dtei_1.1, whole genome shotgun sequence genome, TTCTGGGCATCGTAGTTCACCTTATACGGCGCCGACAGTTGGTTGTTGAAGATTACCCACTGATCGGGTCCTGGCAGATCCCTAATGGTCTTGGGAACACTTTCACCAGTCTCGGTGCACTCCATCCACTCCTTGGGCGCCGTGTTGTTAAAGTCCTTTTCCTCCTGACTGGTATAGCTGAGTGGCACCCACCAGCATCCTTTGTGTGCCctagatagatatatattcAGGAGGTAGCGCTCCTGGCTGAGTCTTGCGGTCCTTGTTGGGTAGTTGCGTATCACATAAATCACCGGGTATCTAAAGGATGGATAgtgttatatatatgtaatatataattatattatccTAGACCTACCCTGTTTGCAGAGTCCACGAGTCCATGATGGTCTTGATGTCGTAGTCCTTTGGTAGCGAACCAGTCTTATGGGCAGCTTGGGTGAGTGACTCCCAAAGATTGTCCTGTTCGGCGTTCTTGTAGGCGTATCTATTTAAATACGATTTAAGTCCGCTTCGGAACGCCTCCTCCCCCAGGAACAAGTGCATCATTCGAAGCACAGAAGATCCTTTATCATATGAGATCTCATCGAAGCTTTCGGAGATCTGCGAAACCTTCCCAACGGGCCTCGAAATGGGGTGACTGCTCACCAGAGAGTCCTTTCGGAAAATATATAGCAAGTTGGCCAGTGATTCCAGCTCCATGGAACGCCACTCAGGATGGATATTCTCCACGCACAAAGTAGCCAGGTAGGTGGCTACTCCCTCCTTTAGCCACAGGTCGGTCCACCACTTCATGGTGACCAGGTTGCCGAACCACTGGTGGGCCAACTCATGAGCTACCACATTCGCGAGTTCCTGTTTGTCCTTCAGGGAGGAGAACTCAGAAGAGTATAGAAGTGCAGTTTCCCTGTACGTCACCAAGCCCCAGTTTTCCATGGCTCCAATATTGAAGTCTGGCACCGCAATCTGATCGATCTTGGGCAGCGGGAACTTGATGCCGAACAACTCCTCGTAGTACTGGAGTACTTTGGGCCCAAACTCCGCGGCATAATCACACTGATCGATCGCATTTGGCCTCGCCCAGGTGCGGAAAAGAGTTCCATTGGGTAGAGTTGATGGCTTGTGGGAGAAATCGTTCACGGAATAGGCAACCAGATAGGTGGAGATGGGCAAGGACTCATGGAACTGGGTCCGTACGTAATCGGTAAGGGATTCACTGAAAAGTAGTCTCTAATGTATCACAGTTTAAACGCAAATCTAGAGTATAATTTACTGTGGCTTAGTTTCCTTTACAGGCATATTACTGACTGCGGTGAACTTCTTGTGATATTCCAGTGTGATCGAGAAAGGTGCCTTGTAGCCGGGTTCATCGAAACAGGGAAATGCTAAACGCGCGGAGGCAGGTTCAAAATGGGTAATGGATATCCATCTGCAGGAAGACATAAAGATTTAATATCTGTTTTCTTCTTCGCGCGATCCCAATCCACACCTAGTCTCGTTGGCCACAGGATCCACATAGGAACTTCGGTAGTATCCATCCAATCGGTCTAGCAATATACTCGAAAATTGCAAACTTAGCTCATAGACATGGCCAGCCAAAAGTTCTTCGCAGGTGTGAAGGATGTAGAAGTCGTTGGCGGGATTTACTTCTGTGGAGAGCACGCAGTTATCCTTTGAATCCATTTGGCGAAGAGAGGTCCTCGTCTCATCGATGGTCAGTTCCTTGGAATGCAACGTTATGTTCTTGGTGTTTTCCAGCACTTGGATCTCGATTTTCACATCTCCACCAAAGCGGAAATTCTCCGCATCTTCCAGCAGGGTGAGGACTCGCAGGTGATACTTGATAGGTCGAAGAGCCGTCGGCAGGCGATGATGAATATAGGTGGAACTCGTCGTGGCTAAGCCCAAGCCAAGGGTTATTACCATGAACACAAACCACTTCATTCTGATTCTGTAAAAAGAGTGAAGCCCACACTTGAATTAGTTATAATATAATGTTCAGTTTCGCGTGGTCTTTAGCTAATAATCGTTTCTTATTCTTAACACCAAAACGGAGTTTATAATCATTATCTTTGTGATTTAATACGATTAAATCTAGCAATACACCGAGAATAACTGACAGCACATCC is a window encoding:
- the LOC122621937 gene encoding aminopeptidase Ey-like, producing the protein MKWFVFMVITLGLGLATTSSTYIHHRLPTALRPIKYHLRVLTLLEDAENFRFGGDVKIEIQVLENTKNITLHSKELTIDETRTSLRQMDSKDNCVLSTEVNPANDFYILHTCEELLAGHVYELSLQFSSILLDRLDGYYRSSYVDPVANETRWISITHFEPASARLAFPCFDEPGYKAPFSITLEYHKKFTAVSNMPVKETKPHESLTDYVRTQFHESLPISTYLVAYSVNDFSHKPSTLPNGTLFRTWARPNAIDQCDYAAEFGPKVLQYYEELFGIKFPLPKIDQIAVPDFNIGAMENWGLVTYRETALLYSSEFSSLKDKQELANVVAHELAHQWFGNLVTMKWWTDLWLKEGVATYLATLCVENIHPEWRSMELESLANLLYIFRKDSLVSSHPISRPVGKVSQISESFDEISYDKGSSVLRMMHLFLGEEAFRSGLKSYLNRYAYKNAEQDNLWESLTQAAHKTGSLPKDYDIKTIMDSWTLQTGYPVIYVIRNYPTRTARLSQERYLLNIYLSRAHKGCWWVPLSYTSQEEKDFNNTAPKEWMECTETGESVPKTIRDLPGPDQWVIFNNQLSAPYKVNYDAQNWELLIETLNSEDYQSIHVVNRAQLIDDVLFFAWTGEQDYEIALQVISYLQRERELLPWKAAFENLKLLNRIVRQTSSFEFFKSFLKKIITPVYEHLNGINDTFNSIPQQDQVLLKTMVVNWACQYQVGDCVPQALAYYRNWRSEANPDEKNPVPINVRSTVYCTSIKHGSDSDWEFLWTRYKRSNVAAEKRTILTALGCSREVWVLQRYLELIFDGKEGIRKGDSKWAFQAVAKTEVGFLLAKKYFMDNIESISAYYNQLIKSIPRLLEPLQKQIYTRKDYEEFMTFLADSEEFLKGSAEAIQQTVEIILTNVQWHERNYDQFTRAIKHLL